The Saccopteryx leptura isolate mSacLep1 chromosome 2, mSacLep1_pri_phased_curated, whole genome shotgun sequence genome has a window encoding:
- the LOC136393289 gene encoding lysM and putative peptidoglycan-binding domain-containing protein 1-like — translation MASPSRQAPLGGSGLLQGSQARSYGSLVQSACSPVRERRLEHQLAPGDTLAGLALKYRVTMEQIKRANCLYTNDSIFLKKTLYIPVLTEPRDLFSALDSEKEKAREEEILLSKDEVCPHSAERKKQETGSGRSIGEVLPTPGWEPPSPINDLSASDFLKKLDSQISQSKKAAAQKLKKGESGVPGKESGLHWSSPQTQQRAVLGPVPLTQTSRTQTLRDQEDETFKF, via the coding sequence ATGGCTTCTCCTTCTAGACAGGCCCCCCTTGGTGGGTCAGGACTGCTTCAAGGGAGCCAGGCTCGTTCTTATGGAAGCCTGGTGCAGTCTGCCTGCTCCCCAGTGAGGGAAAGACGCCTGGAGCATCAGTTGGCGCCTGGAGACACCCTGGCTGGACTAGCACTCAAATACAGGGTGACGATGGAACAAATTAAGCGTGCAAACTGCCTTTATACTAATGACTCTATCTTCCTGAAAAAAACCCTCTACATCCCCGTCCTAACAGAGCCCAGAGACCTGTTCAGTGCTTTGGATTCTGAGAAAGAGAAAGCTAGAGAGGAAGAGATTCTGCTGAGTAAGGATGAAGTTTGTCCACACTCTGCTGAGAGGAAGAAACAAGAGACAGGTTCAGGACGTTCCATTGGTGAAGTCCTTCCCACACCTGGCTGGGAACCCCCCAGCCCCATCAATGACCTCTCTGCCTCTGATTTCCTCAAGAAGCTTGATTCCCAGATCAGCCAGTCAAAGAAGGCTGCTGCTCAGAAGCTGAAAAAAGGGGAAAGTGGGGTGCCTGGGAAGGAGTCAGGTCTTCACTGGAGCTCCCCTCAGACGCAGCAGCGAGCAGTCCTGGGTCCTGTGCCACTGACGCAGACCTCTCGAACCCAGACACTTCGGGATCAGGAGGATGAAACCTTCAAATTCTGA